A part of Bacillus thuringiensis genomic DNA contains:
- a CDS encoding DUF3919 family protein, protein MKRLSFQILMFVLCIIVSLILFYVMEKQIYNRITIVNDKQTVLQRVNESLPTEMKVRHEKWGEIVITDEVRLHTVVSFFDRIQIEPREAKNQEQVFTGEVTYLNGHKRTFAVGDLFQYGADMYGKNGTDPMISAFQTYLLSLYYTPERISDFFASAQDVIVRQGDVERAMNLTHILDSIRYAKQITDYGEIQKLLQSQNEPIAYITAYKTGKRIKNEREDILTISVYPSYFVVQYLGDNNGNVMYMKSSLANLFVKENVS, encoded by the coding sequence ATGAAAAGGCTATCATTTCAAATTCTTATGTTTGTCCTTTGTATAATCGTTTCTCTTATTTTGTTTTATGTGATGGAGAAGCAAATATATAATCGAATCACCATAGTGAATGACAAACAAACTGTTTTACAAAGAGTGAATGAATCCCTGCCTACTGAAATGAAAGTTAGGCATGAAAAGTGGGGAGAAATTGTTATAACGGATGAAGTTCGTTTGCATACGGTTGTTTCATTCTTTGACCGAATTCAAATAGAACCGAGAGAAGCTAAGAATCAAGAACAAGTATTTACTGGAGAAGTAACGTACTTGAATGGACATAAACGTACTTTTGCAGTAGGTGACTTGTTCCAGTACGGGGCTGATATGTACGGAAAGAATGGTACGGACCCAATGATTTCAGCATTTCAAACGTATTTGTTAAGCCTGTATTACACACCAGAACGTATTAGTGATTTTTTTGCGTCAGCGCAGGATGTTATAGTACGCCAAGGTGATGTAGAACGTGCGATGAATCTTACGCACATACTTGATTCGATTCGGTACGCAAAGCAAATTACAGATTACGGAGAAATACAGAAATTGTTACAATCACAGAATGAACCGATTGCTTATATTACCGCTTATAAAACAGGGAAGCGTATAAAGAATGAGCGAGAAGACATTCTTACTATTTCTGTATATCCATCGTACTTTGTTGTGCAATATCTCGGTGATAATAATGGGAATGTCATGTATATGAAAAGCTCCCTCGCAAATTTATTTGTAAAGGAGAATGTGTCATGA
- a CDS encoding ABC transporter substrate-binding protein: MRKIAFFFFLLVIGGAMSSCSRDTTSIKYNKSGLPILDDRHLVAYVAAREEVGEALLSSFCKPRGCTYEFIRLSTEELLRRVEEEAGNPKADIIIGGTVDAHQMMKQKNLSIPVTSQHANRISKTVKDKDGYWYGYEVEKLAIAINKERWNEEIAPLGLSYPSRWQDLLNPVYKGKIVMPDPNVSGTAYTFFQSLIDTVGEEEAKEYVKKLAGQIGEVTVNGYIPVELVASGEYMIGINFMGDQRMLQKQGFPIVSIVPEQTGLSVNAISKLKRAPNGIIADLFIDYCLSEEAGHILEKVSFGVPTMFAKNEQEIEGQPVRRTNKNISNSGIIEIWNRQRLSQK, translated from the coding sequence ATGAGAAAGATAGCCTTTTTCTTCTTTTTGCTAGTAATTGGAGGAGCGATGTCTAGTTGCTCTCGAGATACAACCTCTATTAAATATAATAAAAGTGGTCTCCCTATTTTGGATGATCGTCATCTTGTTGCGTATGTAGCAGCTCGTGAGGAAGTGGGTGAAGCTTTGCTGTCATCATTTTGTAAACCACGCGGCTGTACGTATGAATTTATTCGTCTTTCGACAGAAGAGCTTCTTCGGAGGGTAGAAGAGGAAGCTGGAAATCCGAAAGCGGATATTATTATTGGCGGTACGGTAGACGCGCATCAAATGATGAAGCAAAAAAATCTATCTATTCCTGTTACGAGTCAGCATGCGAACCGTATTTCAAAAACTGTTAAAGATAAAGACGGTTATTGGTACGGTTATGAAGTGGAGAAACTGGCAATTGCGATCAATAAAGAGCGGTGGAATGAAGAAATAGCACCGCTCGGACTTTCTTATCCATCAAGGTGGCAAGATTTATTAAATCCAGTATATAAGGGAAAGATTGTAATGCCAGATCCAAATGTCTCAGGAACAGCATATACGTTTTTTCAATCACTCATTGATACTGTAGGTGAAGAGGAAGCGAAGGAATATGTTAAGAAACTCGCAGGACAAATTGGTGAAGTAACGGTGAATGGTTACATACCAGTAGAGCTAGTTGCGAGTGGTGAGTATATGATAGGCATCAATTTCATGGGAGACCAGAGAATGCTTCAAAAACAAGGCTTTCCAATTGTAAGTATTGTACCTGAGCAAACAGGGTTATCTGTTAATGCGATTTCGAAACTAAAACGTGCACCGAATGGTATTATTGCGGATTTATTTATTGATTATTGTTTATCAGAAGAAGCGGGTCACATTTTAGAGAAGGTTTCGTTTGGCGTACCAACGATGTTTGCGAAGAATGAGCAAGAAATAGAAGGACAGCCGGTTAGAAGAACAAACAAAAATATATCAAATAGCGGAATAATCGAGATATGGAATAGACAGCGTCTCTCTCAGAAGTGA